One segment of Larus michahellis chromosome 14, bLarMic1.1, whole genome shotgun sequence DNA contains the following:
- the BAHCC1 gene encoding BAH and coiled-coil domain-containing protein 1, with protein sequence MEGRDFAPPPPRLLPERGGPGQRHGAGRGAVQPPGHFQPTKYFPAPITMATHTAGSGLMGNAPASSFMGGFLSSSLGSGAPSHPAGPTASPPEPAFRGPHSGTSQIWFSHSHEAPGYPRFSGSLASTFLPMSHLDHHGNSNVLYGQHRFYESQKDNFYLRNLPAQPALLPTGHGFPGIARAAPGPPASSCSREREAGPLPKTPKDYDRFLAGKEKVGKGDPKERPPEEDPKERHKAVLPVPPEGHCKEGLPPRGAGDGRPKHLASCLLGAKGLEGDGGRAVLPSCAGSALPRAGRCSAKEPCRGEREPVAPEVPPQPYGECVERRQMLHHAVSYAVPAAPAPLGPAAGSFPCLQLHAGPEVLCPLPEPAGRELKLSGATLVPSVGHLTDKSRSFQVTAEAGGLERADSKERHAEVGAEPPAAYGGPFHHPLKAEGPAERRLEWGGPGARLKGLEYLGGGTAEGPPFAGRGPAPKGALEKGYFEVPPAPDCSRAARPDPLGVRVGPSCCTLEKGPPKENPPGPAPQKVARIRHQQHPEAEAAGAEGKRKPLELSALGYGGPPLPPWGVQGQGPPLAVAEERKGPYLDPFGTSLQQAALMTQGSVLGQEVPAAPDEVSAMKNLLKYSNQALLGGQKGPPFVGLGGVKGSCAHQDAKFPPAKGQPELERPDCARGREHDAMATGEGEVRQPPVGIAVAVARQKDTLGRPEPSYGGGGSGRQGRVAAGIKAGTARPMHLIDLEAEEERGRLCEERLGLPGRELLLQDNKDLVEFARMHPSGGCPGELTPHLMIAGGSSLPAGQLGGDPAAHAHPAHTHWLPRTRSPSIWMGGHSYGIGHPALHQNLPPAFPASMPSTMQPVFPLSQDPPAQLVILPTEPPAHGTPHTLADVMDQASLWPPMYPGRGPSAHLQHTGQLPVYSRSQFLRQQELYALQQQQRAAQALEIQRQAHVQRKPEEQPLELEDGGPEKPLKPSHKAVALNPPAKSLSSAAPGPPKLSPCCHSPALRHPAKCPVALPAAPCTLPVCPTASSAVAPRSPADSPLPVQSKGSEGEDKRGEGQPPRDYPKSLEPDLPPGYSYPAAGMGFSEAHSAEPADPDTMHASSPPAEPEQSRTFSPAAEVLREPGPPREPPAGGTMTEGPGVLLHRHHLLLAPGPLCGERGPAPVSGTSEERVPVPFGVCREVAQGAPEQSPPEQQHPVPAVGASPLPPATEEEEEEEEEEEEEEEGDSEGSEPEGSCDEEDGDGPGGQQGCPGGLEVLIAAGIDLGELPALGSPGEPPPAPPSPAPHASGIPGIALLSELAELELRQRRCDLALEGEDEDLLAFNLQNLATVAAAWSLVEAASREGSPPALSPLPTSPPPRARVPRRKYTWTPKTKAVCPLKAAIEQLNTQEVEVRMRLAELQRRYKEKQRELVKLQRRHDHERDESSRSPARRGPGRPRKRKHSSTLGRAESRKVKAVKTSLSLLCAELRGDPEPKKKRSKLAEAAFGSLKGSPEKVRCKKSGSQGKLACKVAHKVSQLKQKVKSKGLPAGISPFRRKDPNPGGRIQKKLSRPKSSKATKYQPQDPDPRQPAGFKDEHDEDTDSEDGDDEPGLSLLPSVPVSVLGPSPSSVVKMEANEKAKKKKERQGLLGPCRLGSPEGEVKIKRRPVKPGTGKLEKVPARRKAGSCEEGGKKKLKAKPKESLRSPTPSGSSASAPASSLFTGTDPRHFGPRDEGARLASERLKKATRKSKVLQSALRRKNGALSLALSPRSAKTILSKGKKLAKVKSKVAAKQCKGRAVSKLLESFTVEDDFDFDDNSSFSEEEEEGGCLAGGARGGRRSPLPHACAIQKEDLRDGLHILIPKEDSLLYAGSVRTIQPPDIYSIIIEGERGNRQRIYSQEQLLQEAVLDVRPQSRRSLPPGTRVCAYWSQKSRCLYPGNVVRGSSSDEEEDDPEAVMVEFDDGDTGHIAVSNIRLLPPDFKIQCTEPSPALLVSTSCRRTKRSCSDVPPPSELPPSLCPDRHDGPEPPKNSGKKAAGKEKSGKAAEVLSGGKAPVLGDPFLGRRGGPLLSWSAVAQTKRKAAGKGTAVLQNLFQVNGSAKKLRAKEAIFPVHHHHHHLAAPVFGNGFGADSFSRIASSYASFGAGAGLVLPAAQKLLRSKKAERLEAEMGKSSRRKAGSEYLVKLDHEGVTSPKNKNCKALLLAEKDFGAKLERPLASHGYAHAALAGKDRKGRAPVHQLPVGLALRKYSGQAEFTLNCDSDCHSSYSDMDEDEEAGELGADVPSRFMTRLSVSSSSSGSSTSSSSGSISTSSLCSSDNEDSSYSSEDEDSALLLQTCLSHPVPALLAQPEALRSKGGAPQRCFLTKAAAAGPKAKLKRKEALSFSKAKEFSRRQRLPSVENRPKISAFLPARQLWRWSGNPTQRRGMKGKARKLFYKAIVRGKETLRIGDCAVFLSAGRPNLPYIGRIESMWESWGSNMVVKVKWFYHPEETKLGKRQSDGKNALYQSCHEDENDVQTISHKCQVVGREHYEQMTRSKKYQDRQDLYYLAGTYDPTTGRLVTADGVPILC encoded by the exons CCCCGGGGTATCCCCGCTTCTCTGGGAGTCTGGCCTCCACCTTCCTGCCCATGAGCCACCTGGACCACCACGGCAACAGCAACGTCCTCTATGGCCAGCATCGCTTCTACGAGAGCCAGAAAG ATAACTTCTACCTGCGCAACCTGCCTGCCCAGCCCGCCCTGCTCCCCACCGGCCACGGCTTCCCTGGCAtcgcccgcgccgcccccgggccCCCCGCCAGCTCCTGCAGCCGGGAGCGGGAGGCCGGACCCCTGCCCAAGACCCCCAAGGACTACGACCGCTTCCTGGCGGGCAAGGAGAAGGTGGGCAAGGGGGACCCCAAGGAGCGGCCACCTGAAGAGGACCCCAAGGAGCGGCACAAGGCGGTGCTGCCGGTGCCGCCGGAGGGGCACTGCAAAGAGGGGCTGCCCCCCCGGGGGGCCGGCGACGGCCGCCCCAAGCACCTCGCCTCCTGCCTGCTGGGTGCCAAGGGGCTGGAGGGCGATGGCGGCCGCGCCGTGCTGCCCAGCTGCGCCGGCAGCGCCCTGCCCCGCGCTGGCCGCTGCAGCGCCAAGGAGCCGTGCCGGGGCGAGCGGGAGCCAGTGGCCCCCGAGGTGCCCCCCCAGCCTTACGGCGAGTGTGTGGAGCGGCGGCAGATGCTGCACCACGCCGTTTCCTACGCCGTGCCCGCCGCaccggccccgctcggccccgctgccggctccttcccctgcctgcagctgcacgcCGGCCCGGAGGTGCTGTGCCCGCTGCCGGAGCCGGCCGGCCGGGAGCTGAAGCTGAGCGGGGCCACGCTGGTGCCCTCGGTGGGACACCTGACGGACAAGAGCCGCTCCTTCCAGGTGACGGCGGAGGCTGGTGGGCTGGAGCGTGCCGACAGCAAGGAGCGGCACGCCGAGGTGGGGGCCGAGCCCCCGGCCGCGTACGGCGGCCCCTTCCACCACCCGCTGAAGGCGGAGGGCCCGGCAGAGCGGCGGCTGgagtgggggggtcccggcgccCGGCTGAAGGGGCTGGAGTACCTGGGTGGGGGGACGGCTGAGGGTCCCCCCTTTGCCGGACGGGGCCCGGCACCCAAGGGTGCTCTGGAGAAGGGCTACTTCGAGGTGCCGCCGGCGCCCGACTGctcccgcgccgcccgccccgacCCGCTGGGCGTCCGGGTCGGCCCCTCCTGCTGCACTTTAGAGAAGGGACCCCCCAAGGAAAACCCCCCCGGGCCGGCTCCCCAGAAGGTGGCACGGATccggcaccagcagcaccccGAGGCGGAGGCGGCCGGCGCCGAGGGCAAGCgcaagcccctggagctgagcgcCCTGGGCTACGGCGGGCCCCCCCTGCCTCCCTGGGGTGTGCAGGGCCAGGGCCCCCCCCTGGCCGTGGCGGAGGAGCGGAAGGGGCCCTACCTGGACCCCTTCGGCACGAGTCTGCAGCAGGCTGCGTTGATGActcagggctcagtgctgggccAGGAGGTGCCGGCCGCCCCGGACGAGGTCTCGGCCATGAAGAACCTGCTGAAATACAGCAACCAGGCACTGCTGGGGGGGCAGAAGGGCCCCCCTttcgtggggctggggggcgtcAAGGGCAGCTGCGCCCACCAGGATGCCAAGTTCCCCCCGGCAAAGGGGCAGCCGGAGCTGGAGCGGCCGGACTGCGCCCGCGGCCGGGAACACGACGCGATGGCCACCGGCGAGGGCGAGGTGCGGCAGCCGCCCGTCGGGATCGCCGTGGCCGTGGCGCGCCAGAAGGACACGCTGGGGCGCCCCGAGCCCTCCTACGGTGGCGGTGGCTCCGGGCGGCAGGGTCGGGTGGCCGCCGGCATCAAAG CGGGCACCGCGCGGCCCATGCACCTCATCGAcctggaggcagaggaggagcggggccggcTCTGCGAGGAGCgcctggggctgccggggcgaGAGCTCCTTCTCCA GGACAACAAGGATCTGGTGGAGTTCGCCCGGATGCACCCCtcgggggggtgtcctggggagcTGACCCCCCACCTGATGATCGCCGGGGGCTCCTCGCTGCCAGCGGGGCAGCTCGGGGGGGACCCCGCCGCCCATGCCCACCCTGCGCACACGCACTGGCTGCCCCGCACCCGCAGCCCCTCCATCTGGATGGGGGGACACTCCTACG gcaTCGGCCACCCCGCGCTGCACCAGAACCTGCCGCCCGCCTTCCCCGCCTCCATGCCCAGCACCATGCAGCCCgtcttccccctctcccaggacccccccgcccAGCTCGTCATCCTGCCCACCGAGCCCCCCGCCCATGGCACTCCCCACACGCTGG CCGACGTGATGGACCAGGCATCACTGTGGCCCCCGATGTACCCGGGCCGGGGTCCCAGCGCCCACCTGCAGCACACGGGGCAGCTGCCCGTCTACTCGCGCTCCCAGTTCCTGCGGCAGCAAGAGCTCTacgccctgcagcagcagcagcgggcgGCCCAGGCCCTCGAGATCCAGCGCCAGGCGCATGTCCAg CGGAAGCCGGAGGAGCAGCCCCTGGAGCTGGAGGATGGGGGTCCCGAGAAGCCCCTCAAACCCTCCCACAAAGCAGTTGCCTTAAACCCCCCCGCCAAGAGCCTGTCCTCGGCGGCCCCTGGACCCCCCAAGCTGTCCCCTTGCTGCCACTCTCCGGCCCTGCGGCACCCGGCCAAGTGCCCCGTGGCCCTCCCTGCGGCCCCCTGCACTTTACCCGTCTGCCCCACCGCCAGCTCCGCCGTGGCCCCTCGCtctccagctgacagcccccTGCCCGTCCAGAGCAAGGGCAGCGAGGGCGAGGACAAGCGCGGAGAGGGACAGCCGCCCCGCGACTACCCCAAGTCCCTGGAGCCAG ACCTGCCCCCCGGGTACAGCTACCCCGCTGCCGGCATGGGCTTCTCCGAGGCGCACTCCGCCGAGCCAGCCGACCCCGACACTATGCACGCCAGCTCGCCGCCGGCCGAGCCCGAGCAGTCACGGACCTTCAGCCCCGCTGCAGAGGTGCTGCGGGAGCCAGGCCCCCCGCGGGAGCCGCCGGCAGGGGGGACGATGACCGAGGGTCCCGGGGTGCTGCTGCACCGTCATCACCTCCTCCTTGCCCCGGGACCCCtctgcggggagcgggggccaGCCCCGGTTTCGGGGACCAGCGAGGAGCGGGTGCCGGTGCCCTTCGGGGTGTGCCGGGAGGTGGCTCAGGGAGCACCGGAGCAGAGCCCGCCGGAGCAGCAGCACCCGGTGCCCGCGGTGGgggcctccccgctgccccctgccaccgaggaggaggaggaggaggaggaggaggaggaggaggaggaggaaggcgacAGCGAAGGCTCAGAGCCAGAGGGCAGCTGTGACGAGGAGGATGGTGATGGCCCcggtgggcagcagggctgcccaGGCGGGCTGGAGGTGCTGATCGCCGCCGGCATCGACCTGGGGGAGCTGCCAGCACTGGGGTCCCCCggggagccccccccggcccccccctcacccGCCCCCCACGCCTCAGGGATCCCCGGCATCGCGCTGCTCAGTGAGCTCGCCGAACTGGAGCTGCGCCAGCGCCGCTGTGACCTGGCTCTGGAAG GGGAGGACGAGGACCTGCTGGCCTTCAACCTGCAGAACCTGGCCACGGTGGCGGCCGCCTGGTCACTGGTAGAGGCAGCCAGCCGGGAGGGCAGCCCCCCTGCGCTCAGCCCTCTGCccacctccccgccgccccgcgcccgtgTCCCCCGCCGCAAGTACACCTGGACGCCCAAAACCAAGGCC GTTTGCCCCTTGAAGGCGGCCATCGAGCAGCTCAACACGCAGGAGGTGGAGGTGCGGATGCGGCTGGCCGAGCTCCAGCGCCGCTACAAGGAGAAGCAGCGGGAGCTGGTGAAGCTGCAGAGGCGGCATGACCACGA GCGTGACGAGAGCTCCCGGAGCCCGGCGCGGCGTGGCCCGGGGCGGCCGAGGAAGCGCAAGCACTCCAGCACGCTGGGCAGGGCCGAGAGCCGCAAGGTCAA GGCAGTGAAGACCAGCCTGTCCCTGCTGTGCGCCGAGCTGCGGGGGGACCCCGAGCCCAAGAAGAAGAGGAGCAAACTGGCCGAGGCAGCGTTCGGCAGCCTCAAGGGCTCCCCG gaGAAGGTGCGGTGCAAGAAGAGCGGCTCGCAAGGCAAGCTGGCCTGCAAGGTGGCTCACAAGGTTTCGCAGCTGAAGCAGAAGGTGAAGAGCAAAGGGCTGCCCGCCGGCATCAGCCCCTTCCGCCGGAAAGACCCCAACCCCGGCGGCCGCATCCAGAAAAAGCTCTCCCGGCCCAAGAGCTCCAAGGCCACCAAGTACCAACCGCAAGACCCCGACCCCCGCCAGCCGGCGGGCTTCAAAG ACGAGCACGACGAGGACACGGACAGCGAGGATGGTGACGACGAGCCGGGCTTGTCCCTCCTGCCCTCGGTGCCCGTGTCCGTGCTCGGACCCTCCCCGTCCTCCGTGGTGAAAATGGAGGCCAACGAAAAGgcgaagaagaagaaggaaaggcagGGACTGCTAG GGCCGTGCCGCCTTGGCAGCCCCGAGGGCGAGGTGAAGATCAAGCGGCGGCCGGTGAAGCCGGGGACTGGCAAACTGGAGAAGGTGCCGGCGCGGCGGAAGGCAGGCAGCTGCGAGGAGGGCGGCAAGAAGAAGCTGAAGGCCAAGCCTAAGGAGAGCCTCCGGTCACCCACCCCCAGCGGCTCCAGCGCCTCGGCCCCCGCCAGCAGCCTCTTCACCGGCACCGACCCCCGGCACTTTGGGCCGAGGGACGAGGGGGCTCGGCTGGCCAGCGAGAGGCTGAAGAAGGCCACGCGCAAGAGCAAGGTGCTGCAGTCGGCCCTGAGG CGGAAGAACGGGGCGCTCTCGCTGGCCCTCTCCCCCCGGAGCGCCAAGACCATCCTGAGCAAGGGCAAGAAGCTGGCCAAGGTGAAGAGCAAAGTGGCCGCCAAGCAG TGCAAGGGCCGGGCGGTCAGCAAGCTGCTGGAGAGCTTCACCGTGGAGGACGACTTCGACTTCGACGACAACAGCAGCttctcggaggaggaggaggaggggggctgcctggcggggggggcgcgggggggacgccgctcccccctgccccacgcctgCGCCATCCAGAAGGAGGATCTGCGGGACGGGCTGCACATCCTCATCCCCAAGGAGGACAGCCTGCTCTACGCCGGCAGCGTCCGCACCATCCAGCCCCCTGACAT atACAGCATCATCATCGAGGGCGAGCGGGGGAACCGGCAGCGCATCTACTcgcaggagcagctgctgcaggaggcg GTCCTCGACGTCCGGCCCCAGTCGCGACGCAGCCTCCCGCCGGGCACCCGCGTCTGCGCCTACTGGAGCCAGAAATCCCGCTGCCTCTACCCGGGGAACGTGGTGCGAG GCTCCTCCAGCGACGAGGAGGAGGATGACCCCGAGGCGGTGATGGTGGAGTTCGATGACGGGGACACAGGGCACATCGCCGTCTCCAACATCCGCCTGCTGCCCCCCGACTTCAAGATCCAGT GCACCGAGCCGTCCCCGGCGCTGCTGGTCTCCACCTCCTGCCGGCGAACAAAGCGGTCCTGCAGTGACGTGCCCCCCCCCAGCgagctgccccccagcctctgccccgaTCGCCACGATGGCCCTGAGCCCCCCAAGAACTCGGGCAAGAAGGCGGCCGGCAAGGAGAAAAGCg GCAAGGCTGCGGAGGTGCTGTCGGGCGGCAAAGCGCCGGTTCTGGGCGACCCCTTCCTGGGCCGGCGCGGCGGGCCGCTGCTGAGCTGGTCGGCGGTGGCGCAGACGAAGCGGAAGGCGGCCGGCAAGGGCACGGCCGTGCTGCAGAACCTCTTCCAGGTCAACGGCAGCGCCAAGAAGCTGCGGGCCAAAGAGGCCATCTTCCCcgtgcaccaccaccaccaccacctcgcCGCCCCCGTCTTCGGCAACGGCTTCGGGGCCGACTCCTTCAGCCGCATCGCCAGCTCCTACGCCTCCttcggggccggggctgggctggtgctgCCGGCTGCCCAGAAACTCCTGCGCTCCAAGAAGGCCGAGCGGCTGGAGGCAGAAATGGGCAAAAGCAGCCGGCGAAAGGCAGGCAGTGAGTACCTGGTCAAGCTGGACCACGAAGGGGTGACGTCCCCCAAGAACAAGAACTGCAaggccctgctgctggctgagaaggactttggggCCAAGCTGGAGCGGCCGCTGGCCAGCCACGGCTATGCCCACGCGGCGCTGGCTGGCAAGGATAGGAAGGGGCGGGCGCCCGTGCACCAGCTGCCCGTGGGGCTGGCGCTGCGGAAATACTCGGGCCAAGCCGAGTTCACCCTGAACTGCGACAGCGACTGCCACAGCTCCTACTCGGACATGGACGAGGACGAGGAGGCGGGCGAGCTGGGCGCCGACGTGCCCTCGCGCTTTATGACCCGCCTCTcggtttcctcctcttcctcgggcTCTTCCACCTCCTCGAGCTCCggctccatctccacctccagcctctgctcctcCGACAACGAGGATTCCTCCTACAGCTCCGAGGATGAGGACTCCGCGCTGCTGCTCCAGACCTGCCTCTCCCACCCGGTGCCGGCGTTGCTGGCGCAGCCGGAGGCCCTGCGTTCCAAGGGCGGCGCGCCCCAGCGCTGCTTCCTCACcaaggccgccgccgccggccccaaGGCCAAGCTCAAGCGCAAGGAGGCCCTCAGCTTCTCCAAAGCCAAAGAGTTCTCCCGGAGGCAACGCCTGCCCTCGGTGGAAAACCGGCCAAAGATCTCCGCCTTCCTGCCCGCACGCCAGCTCTGGAGGTGGTCGGGGAACCCCACGCAG CGGCGGGGCATGAAGGGCAAGGCGCGGAAGCTGTTCTACAAGGCCATCGTGCGGGGCAAGGAGACGCTGCGCATCGGGGACTGCGCCGTCTTCCTCTCGGCCGGGCGGCCCAACCTGCCCTACATCGGCCGCATCGAGAGCATGTGGGAGTCCTGGGGCAGCAACATGGTGGTCAAGGTCAAGTGGTTCTACCACCCCGAGGAGACCAAGCTGGGCAAGCGGCAGAGCGACGGCAAG AACGCCCTGTACCAGTCGTGCCACGAGGACGAGAACGACGTGCAGACCATCTCCCACAAGTGCCAGGTGGTGGGACGGGAACACTACGAGCAGATGACCCGCAGCAAGAAGTACCAGGACCGGCAGGACCTCTACTACCTGGCGGGCACCTACGACCCCACCACGGGCCGGCTGGTGACCGCCGACGGGGTGCCCATCCTCTGCTGA